From the genome of Parazoarcus communis, one region includes:
- the nth gene encoding endonuclease III → MKREAIEAFFHRLSAANPDPKTELEYATPFQLLVAVVLSAQATDKSVNLATRRLFAAAPTPEAMITLGEEEVAEHIKTIGLFRNKAKNTVALSRLLLERHGGEVPQSREALEALPGVGRKTANVVLNTVFRQPVMAVDTHIFRVSNRTGLAPGKDVLEVEHALMKRIPKEYLLDAHHWLILHGRYTCTARKPACEACIVRDLCGFRDKTA, encoded by the coding sequence ATGAAGCGCGAGGCCATCGAAGCCTTCTTCCATCGCCTCTCGGCCGCCAATCCGGACCCGAAAACCGAGCTCGAATACGCGACGCCCTTTCAGCTGCTGGTCGCCGTCGTGCTCTCGGCGCAGGCGACGGACAAGAGCGTAAACCTCGCGACCCGCCGCCTGTTTGCGGCAGCGCCGACACCCGAAGCGATGATCACGCTCGGCGAAGAAGAGGTTGCCGAACACATCAAGACCATCGGCCTGTTCCGCAACAAGGCTAAGAATACGGTTGCACTGTCGCGTCTGCTGCTCGAGCGCCATGGCGGCGAAGTGCCGCAGAGCCGCGAGGCGCTGGAAGCTCTGCCGGGTGTGGGACGCAAGACCGCCAACGTGGTCCTCAACACCGTTTTCCGCCAGCCTGTAATGGCAGTGGACACCCATATCTTCCGTGTCTCCAACCGCACCGGCCTCGCACCGGGCAAGGACGTCCTGGAAGTCGAGCATGCGCTGATGAAACGCATCCCTAAAGAATATCTGCTCGATGCACACCACTGGCTGATCCTTCACGGACGCTATACCTGCACCGCGCGCAAGCCCGCCTGCGAAGCCTGCATCGTGCGGGATCTGTGCGGATTCCGCGACAAGACGGCCTGA
- a CDS encoding c-type cytochrome: MSAQTRRCLVPLAVLGLFCGGLAHGADPLKGKEKSTVCAACHGADGNSQTPEFPRIAGQHEDYLLRALLDYKRGDRKNPIMAAQVENLEKQDLADLAAWYASQSGLVLKR, encoded by the coding sequence ATGAGTGCTCAAACACGACGTTGTCTGGTTCCGCTCGCGGTGCTCGGCCTGTTTTGCGGCGGTCTCGCGCATGGCGCCGACCCCCTCAAGGGCAAGGAGAAATCAACGGTGTGTGCCGCCTGTCACGGTGCGGATGGCAACAGTCAGACACCGGAGTTTCCGCGCATTGCCGGGCAGCACGAGGATTACCTGCTGCGCGCGCTGCTGGACTACAAGCGCGGCGACCGCAAGAACCCGATCATGGCGGCCCAGGTCGAGAACCTCGAGAAGCAGGATCTGGCCGATCTCGCTGCGTGGTATGCCAGCCAGAGCGGGCTGGTGCTCAAGCGTTAG
- a CDS encoding c-type cytochrome: MQGRHLLLAAMMAALSTGIQAAGGSAEAGKEKTAACIGCHGIPGYRTSYPEVYSVPKLGGQHPEYIVRALQAYKAGERSHQSMQGIAGSLSDQDMADLAAYYGGER; the protein is encoded by the coding sequence ATGCAGGGACGACATCTGCTTCTGGCTGCCATGATGGCAGCGTTGAGCACAGGAATACAGGCAGCAGGCGGGAGTGCCGAGGCTGGAAAGGAGAAGACCGCTGCCTGTATCGGCTGTCACGGCATACCGGGGTACAGGACGAGTTACCCCGAGGTCTACTCCGTGCCGAAGCTGGGCGGGCAGCATCCGGAGTACATCGTGCGCGCGCTCCAGGCCTACAAGGCGGGGGAGCGGAGCCACCAGAGCATGCAGGGCATTGCAGGTTCGCTCTCTGACCAGGACATGGCGGACCTCGCGGCCTACTACGGAGGTGAGCGATGA
- a CDS encoding AAA family ATPase yields the protein MSQLRFEGSEQYVATPDLMLAVNAAIRLQRPLLIKGEPGTGKTMLAEEVATALGLPLLQWHIKSTTKAQQGLYEYDAVSRLRDSQLGDDRVKDIANYIVKGVLWQAFEAESPTVVLIDEVDKADIEFPNDLLRELDRMEFHVYETRNTVRARHRPIVFITSNNEKELPDAFLRRCFFHYIRFPDRDTMQRIVDVHFPGIRKALLTEAMEVFFGLRDVPGLKKKPSTSELIDWLKLLVAEDIPPEALRSQDNKAIVPPLAGALLKNEQDMHLFERLVHMARQNR from the coding sequence ATGTCCCAACTTCGCTTCGAAGGCAGCGAGCAGTACGTTGCCACGCCCGACCTGATGCTTGCGGTCAATGCAGCCATTCGCCTGCAACGCCCGCTTCTGATCAAGGGAGAGCCAGGCACCGGAAAAACCATGCTTGCCGAAGAGGTGGCGACGGCACTCGGGCTGCCCTTGCTGCAGTGGCACATCAAATCCACGACCAAGGCCCAGCAGGGTCTCTATGAATACGATGCGGTCTCGCGGCTGCGCGATTCCCAGCTCGGCGACGATCGCGTCAAGGACATCGCCAACTACATCGTGAAGGGGGTGCTGTGGCAGGCTTTCGAGGCTGAAAGCCCGACGGTCGTGCTGATCGACGAGGTCGACAAGGCCGACATCGAATTTCCCAACGATCTCCTGCGCGAGCTCGACCGCATGGAGTTTCATGTCTACGAAACGCGCAACACCGTTCGCGCGCGCCATCGACCCATCGTCTTCATCACGTCGAACAACGAGAAGGAACTGCCCGACGCCTTCCTGCGCAGGTGCTTCTTCCACTACATCCGCTTTCCCGACCGCGATACCATGCAGCGGATTGTTGACGTGCATTTCCCCGGCATCCGCAAGGCTCTGCTGACCGAGGCCATGGAGGTCTTCTTCGGCCTGCGCGATGTACCCGGCCTGAAGAAAAAGCCGTCGACATCCGAGCTCATCGACTGGCTCAAGCTGCTGGTGGCTGAGGACATCCCGCCCGAAGCCCTGCGCTCACAGGACAACAAGGCCATCGTCCCGCCACTCGCAGGCGCGCTGCTGAAGAACGAACAGGACATGCACCTCTTCGAACGCCTCGTCCATATGGCCCGCCAGAACCGCTGA
- a CDS encoding DUF1841 family protein: MFNPSRDQVRTFFIDAWRKHTAREVLTPLETIAADILQNHPEYHTLVEDPEAVDRDFAPEDGQVNPFLHLSLHLAIEEQLSIDQPPGLRAAFDAACAQRGNRHDALHDVLECLGETIFNAQRNNAPPDGLAYLTCVRRRAGLV; encoded by the coding sequence ATGTTCAATCCTTCACGTGACCAGGTTCGCACCTTCTTCATCGACGCCTGGCGCAAGCACACCGCGCGCGAGGTGCTGACCCCGCTCGAAACCATTGCAGCCGACATTCTGCAGAACCACCCCGAGTACCACACGCTGGTAGAAGATCCGGAAGCCGTTGATCGCGATTTCGCGCCAGAGGACGGGCAGGTCAACCCCTTCCTGCACCTGTCGCTCCACCTTGCGATCGAGGAACAGCTCTCGATCGACCAGCCCCCCGGGCTGCGCGCAGCCTTCGATGCCGCCTGCGCGCAGCGGGGCAATCGCCACGATGCGCTTCACGACGTGCTCGAATGCCTCGGCGAGACCATTTTCAACGCCCAGCGCAATAACGCCCCACCGGACGGCCTGGCCTATCTGACCTGTGTACGGCGGCGGGCCGGCCTGGTGTGA
- a CDS encoding EAL and HDOD domain-containing protein, with protein MFKTLLNWLFGRRAPTPAPQPVTQAAGFEKLNRRAPLRAGPPAPASAEATAAAQEIGATFICREAVLNRKQKIAGYQFLLQEAARNHIRSSSRRVHHLYAEVLVNSLVHADIGKLLGPRSAFIDVPDSFIDHECILHLPAANTVLVLTRLPDAGAPAPDALLATVRHLRAIGYRIGLPDPESEPGFAELLPEADVVIVRAPQLTAEAALALTASVVEHAPRATLLVRELPGLEDFNFCFKLGASLFQGPFITSREDWQDHHLGPNFARLAMLAGKLRKQAETDEIVALLKQDAALAVRLLRYINSAANGLSEHVSSIERAMILLGRDKLYRWVMLLMCSTDDKEGRASAVLETALVRARMMELSGARLSAAERESLFLTGLLSLIDVVLKVPMERAMTSLAVASEIEAAIMRSEGPYAPQLMLAQACERADAEAIRSAAERSQTTPEEAAGFHLQALAWALEIQQAGA; from the coding sequence ATGTTCAAGACCCTCCTGAACTGGCTCTTCGGCCGCCGCGCACCGACCCCCGCTCCGCAGCCCGTCACTCAGGCCGCAGGCTTCGAGAAACTCAACCGCCGGGCGCCGCTGCGTGCGGGCCCGCCGGCCCCAGCATCCGCCGAGGCCACGGCAGCCGCACAAGAGATCGGCGCCACCTTCATCTGCCGCGAAGCGGTGCTCAACCGCAAGCAGAAGATCGCCGGCTACCAGTTCCTGTTGCAGGAGGCGGCACGCAACCACATCCGCAGCAGCTCCCGGCGGGTTCACCACCTTTACGCCGAAGTGCTGGTCAACAGTCTGGTACATGCCGACATCGGCAAGCTGCTCGGGCCGCGGTCGGCATTCATCGACGTCCCAGACTCCTTCATTGACCACGAATGCATCCTGCACCTGCCGGCGGCCAATACGGTTCTTGTCCTGACACGCCTGCCCGATGCTGGCGCGCCTGCGCCCGATGCCCTGCTGGCGACGGTCCGCCATTTGCGAGCCATCGGATATCGCATCGGCCTCCCCGACCCCGAATCCGAACCGGGCTTTGCCGAGCTGCTGCCCGAAGCCGACGTCGTCATCGTCCGTGCCCCGCAGCTCACCGCCGAAGCGGCACTGGCGCTGACCGCAAGCGTTGTCGAACACGCTCCCCGGGCCACCTTGCTGGTGCGCGAACTGCCGGGTCTGGAAGACTTCAACTTTTGCTTCAAGCTCGGTGCCAGCCTCTTCCAGGGCCCCTTCATCACCAGCCGTGAGGACTGGCAGGACCATCATCTGGGACCCAATTTCGCACGCCTGGCGATGCTGGCCGGCAAGCTGCGCAAGCAGGCGGAAACCGACGAGATCGTCGCCCTTCTCAAGCAGGACGCCGCACTGGCGGTGCGCCTGCTGCGATACATCAACTCTGCGGCGAACGGTCTGTCCGAGCACGTTTCGTCGATCGAGCGGGCGATGATTCTGCTCGGCCGCGACAAGCTCTATCGCTGGGTGATGTTGCTGATGTGCAGCACGGACGACAAGGAAGGGCGTGCTTCGGCCGTTCTCGAGACCGCGCTCGTCCGCGCCCGGATGATGGAACTGAGCGGCGCCAGGCTCAGCGCCGCTGAACGCGAGTCCCTCTTCCTGACCGGACTGCTGTCGCTCATCGACGTCGTGCTGAAGGTGCCGATGGAGCGCGCGATGACATCGCTCGCCGTTGCATCCGAGATCGAAGCGGCCATCATGCGCAGTGAGGGCCCCTACGCACCGCAACTGATGCTGGCCCAGGCGTGCGAACGTGCGGATGCCGAAGCAATCCGCAGCGCGGCCGAGCGCAGCCAGACAACCCCGGAGGAGGCTGCCGGGTTCCATCTGCAAGCGCTCGCCTGGGCGCTGGAGATACAGCAGGCCGGGGCGTAA